The Deinococcus koreensis genome window below encodes:
- a CDS encoding GNAT family N-acetyltransferase, translated as MPDPAPDSDLKRLLDAYDAQLREGAEMVSMTSFDRAGPLWRGKEGGRGFVSYRSLDGLTGPALDALIADTVAHYAADPDIQTFEWKTRGHDAPADLPQRLSTHGFQAQAVETVMVGEAALLAQPVPLPQGVTLRRIDDQPDPLPDVVRAAAAQEKAFGYGFGVGGYLRQIERSPDLFELWVAEAAGEIVCIGQLGVVPGSDFAGLWGGGTLPEWRGKGIYRALTAARARSALNRGVRYLHSDCTEYSRPILERSGLRRVTTTTPYVWTR; from the coding sequence ATGCCCGACCCTGCGCCAGACAGCGACCTGAAGCGTCTGCTGGACGCCTACGACGCCCAGCTCCGCGAGGGGGCCGAGATGGTATCCATGACGAGCTTCGACCGGGCCGGGCCGCTCTGGCGCGGCAAGGAGGGCGGGCGGGGTTTCGTGTCTTACCGCTCGCTGGACGGCTTGACCGGGCCAGCCCTGGACGCCCTGATCGCGGATACCGTGGCCCACTACGCCGCCGACCCGGACATCCAGACCTTCGAATGGAAGACCCGTGGCCACGACGCGCCCGCCGACCTTCCGCAGCGCCTGAGCACTCACGGGTTCCAGGCGCAGGCCGTGGAAACGGTGATGGTGGGCGAGGCGGCTCTGCTGGCCCAGCCCGTGCCGCTCCCCCAGGGCGTGACCCTACGCCGCATCGACGACCAGCCCGACCCCCTCCCGGACGTGGTGCGGGCCGCCGCCGCGCAGGAGAAGGCGTTTGGCTACGGCTTCGGGGTGGGCGGTTATCTGCGGCAGATCGAGAGGAGTCCAGACCTCTTCGAACTCTGGGTGGCCGAGGCGGCCGGTGAGATCGTCTGCATAGGGCAGCTTGGAGTCGTTCCAGGCAGCGACTTCGCGGGCCTGTGGGGTGGAGGCACCCTGCCCGAGTGGCGCGGAAAGGGCATCTACCGCGCGCTCACGGCGGCCCGCGCCCGGTCGGCCCTGAACCGGGGCGTCCGCTATCTGCACAGCGACTGCACCGAATATTCCCGCCCGATCCTGGAACGCAGCGGACT
- a CDS encoding metal ABC transporter ATP-binding protein, producing the protein MLGVEHLTVTYGPQVALEDATVRFEAGQFSAIIGPNGAGKSTLLRTLVGLLPDHAGAVQFDPGHTAQGCISYVPQQQTLDWAFPVTVWDVAMMGRTGRLGWLRWPGRKDRELVQAALRETGVYDLRHRHIGALSGGQRQRVLLARMLARRGHLLLLDEPLTGVDAATQESLMALLRAEANRGRAVVMVTHDLEQARRWCDQLVLINRRIIAAGTPEQVYTPQNIEATFSSSHLGHTHAEA; encoded by the coding sequence ATGCTGGGCGTCGAGCACCTGACCGTCACCTATGGCCCCCAGGTCGCCCTGGAGGACGCCACCGTGCGCTTCGAGGCCGGACAGTTCAGCGCCATCATCGGCCCGAACGGCGCGGGCAAGAGCACGCTGCTCAGGACTCTGGTGGGTCTGCTGCCCGATCACGCCGGCGCCGTGCAGTTCGACCCCGGCCATACCGCGCAGGGGTGCATCTCCTACGTGCCGCAGCAGCAGACGCTCGACTGGGCCTTCCCCGTGACCGTCTGGGACGTGGCGATGATGGGCCGCACCGGGCGGCTGGGCTGGCTGCGCTGGCCGGGCCGCAAAGACCGCGAACTCGTGCAGGCGGCGCTGAGGGAGACCGGCGTGTACGACCTCAGACACCGCCACATCGGGGCGCTCTCGGGGGGGCAGCGCCAGCGCGTGCTGCTGGCCCGGATGCTGGCCCGCAGGGGCCACCTGCTGCTGCTCGACGAGCCCCTGACCGGCGTGGACGCCGCCACCCAGGAAAGCCTGATGGCCCTGCTGCGCGCCGAGGCGAACCGGGGCCGCGCCGTCGTGATGGTCACCCACGATCTGGAGCAGGCCCGGCGCTGGTGCGACCAGCTCGTGCTCATCAACCGCCGGATCATCGCCGCCGGCACGCCGGAGCAGGTCTACACGCCGCAGAACATCGAGGCGACCTTTTCCTCCAGCCACCTCGGCCACACGCACGCGGAGGCATGA
- a CDS encoding metal ABC transporter permease yields MNLLTDPLQYDFFVRALLAVVLVSVLCALIGAWVVLRGLSYIGDAMSHAVFPGIVAAFLLRGNLLLGALLAAVLTALGIGAIGGRGGLKQDSAIGIVFVGMFSLGVVMLSRAPTFTTDLSAFLIGNPLGVTDGDLWGALGVTVVVGGLLSALQKELLLASFDPTEARAVGLPVGRLNNLLLVLIGLVVVLTVQLVGTTLSVSLLITSSAAARLLARSLRKMIALAAALGTVGGVTGLYLSYYLDTAPGATIVLVNTAIFLLALIFRRRE; encoded by the coding sequence GTGAACCTGCTCACTGACCCCCTCCAGTACGACTTCTTCGTGCGGGCGCTGCTGGCGGTCGTGCTGGTCAGCGTGCTGTGTGCGCTGATCGGGGCGTGGGTGGTGCTGCGCGGGCTGAGCTACATCGGGGACGCCATGAGCCACGCGGTCTTTCCGGGGATCGTGGCGGCCTTCCTGCTGCGCGGCAACCTGCTGCTGGGGGCGCTGCTGGCGGCGGTGCTCACGGCGCTGGGGATCGGGGCCATCGGGGGGCGGGGCGGGCTCAAGCAGGACAGCGCGATCGGCATCGTGTTCGTGGGGATGTTCTCGCTGGGCGTGGTCATGCTCTCGCGGGCGCCCACCTTCACCACCGACCTCAGCGCCTTCCTGATCGGCAACCCGCTGGGGGTCACGGACGGCGACCTGTGGGGCGCGCTGGGCGTGACCGTGGTGGTGGGCGGTCTGCTGAGCGCGCTCCAGAAGGAGCTGCTGCTGGCATCCTTCGACCCCACCGAGGCCCGCGCCGTGGGCCTGCCGGTGGGCCGCCTGAACAACCTGCTGCTGGTGCTGATCGGGCTGGTCGTGGTGCTGACCGTGCAGCTGGTCGGTACGACCCTGAGCGTGAGCCTGCTGATCACCTCCAGCGCCGCTGCCCGCCTGCTGGCCCGCTCGCTGAGGAAGATGATCGCGCTGGCGGCGGCACTGGGCACCGTGGGCGGCGTGACCGGCCTGTACCTGAGCTATTACCTCGATACGGCTCCGGGGGCGACCATCGTGCTGGTGAACACCGCCATCTTCCTGCTCGCACTGATCTTCAGACGGCGTGAGTAG